GTGACAGGCAAATTGGCAAGGAGAAAAGGTGCACCGACTTTGAATGAGAAAACACGAGTCTAGAGGAAGAAGAAGTAGTTGTAATGTTGATGCTAGTTTAGATGATCAAGTATAGTTATTTAGTTGATGCTAGTTTAGAAGAAAGATGGTAGATaagtttttgaacaatttttgttattttaattgtaGCAGACTTGCGCTACCATTATAGTAgcctttttttttccttattcAGTATAATATCAAATGGAAACATTCTGTTGGTTTTATATTCATTTGTTCAATCTTTACAATACTTGATCTTCATTATTTTTAGCGTATATCCTTTCCACTTGAATTTTTATACAGTTATTCTGTCAACGCAAAAAATATgtagttattttgttatttttttgtatataaagTGTAAAAATCACTAATTAAACATTTTGTTGTTTTAACATTCAATTTGTTGAATGTATAAAGTACCTGATCTATATTatttttagcatataacttatttCTAGCTTAATTACAAGATATCTATTGTGTCAGCTACATGCATTGTAGTTTTTTTGTAGTTGCATTTGTATATAATATTTAACAAtgtgtttttttcttttatattcatTTGTTGAATGCAAATTTTACTTGATCTACAATATCTTGGTATGTATCTACTTTCCTACTGATTTATAGTGTAGTTACTCTATAAATTccagttaaatttttttttttgtagttttaTTGTAGATCAATTGCAAAAACAATTTAACAACTGTGCAAGGGATTCCTGATATAGAAAAAAGTGGtagattatatatatagaaaCTATCCATAAACAAATTACTCTATGAAAGTATTATCTCAATAATGAAAAATCCTAACTAACTACATTATGATCTTCAAAAACCTCAAGAATTACACATCAAAATTTGTTATCCTTAACTCACCAACAATCTTTATGCAATATTCTGTTAACtacataatttatttttattgggtgcattcttgcaagatcttttgttatgcccttctCCTCCGCAGTTGCCACATGAAACCTTGTACTTCTTTGAATTTAATTCATTATATGATTTGTATCTTTCCTTTTGAGGTCTTCCTGGCTTCCTTTTCCCTCATGTAGGTGACTTTACTACTTCTTTAGATATATGTTGTGGCACATTCCATTTGCTTTCATCAGGTAGGGGATTTACTGGTATTTCATAAGTACGCAAGAGGTTCGCCCTTGTGTAATAAGGAGAACAATATTCTTCAAAAGACTCATCCCTATGTCTTAAAGTAGCCAAAGCATGTGGACAAGTAAGTTCGTCAAGCTGAAATTGCCCACAACTACATCTCTTGTTTTCAAGACAAACAATATAGCGCCTCACACCATCTAGTACTGTATGGACGTAGTCTGTTGAATCCCTCACCTACGATTAcattacaaacaaaaaaaattcatataCGGTTAAACTCAAGCTATATACAAAATATCTTCAAAATATCTACATTGTCCTGTAAAAATTAATTTGTTTCAGTAAAAGATCAGATCTTACTCTAAGCTTGTGCGACAATGTTCTTTTATCATCCAACTCTTTGTTGAATTTGTATCCAAGGTATGTGAATGTACCCTTTGATTTCAATAACTTTTCTTTCATCCAACGTTCAAGAAGGGTCCTCATATACTCTAATAGTTCTACTATCGACAACTCTCTTGCATATTTTGTTACAACATTCAACGACTCTGCAATGTTTGATGTTATAGTCCAAGTTCTGTTCACCGTAGCATGTACTCGggaccatctatgatagccaatatcGTATGAGTATGCTTTAACACGGGGGTCAATCTCCTCAATCTTtgacatcctttcattaaattcatcaagTGTGTATGATCGTGCCGTGACAAAGTGTAATTCACATAACTTAAGATGTCCCTTCTTGAACTTTGCTTGTATATTTGTCTaaatatgccacatgcaagaATAATGAGGCATGCCGGGATAAACAATAGATGTTGCCTTCAAGATACTCTCATTTCGAtctgaaacaacacacatattTGGTCTTTCACCATACGCGAGTTTGAATTGCTCAAAAAACCACTTCTACGATGCGTCATTCTCTGAATCGACAACAACATATGCCAACGGTAATATGGTACCTACATTATGCGGCAAGAAGCAATTAATTGGCTGCAGTAAAAATGCAGAAGAAGACATATATATACAAACTACAACTattctacaaaatatctacaatttatctacaatttatctacaattcaTCTGCAAGCactacaaaaaaaaatacaagcTGCAATATTTCTACAATAAAACTTCAGTACTTGCTGCATCCATTGTACTGACTGTTAACATTATTCCCCTGTATGCTGAATTCAAAAATGTCCCATCAACTACTACAACTGGCCTACAATATTCCCAACCACTGATTGATGTACAAATCGCAACAAATACATACAAGAAGCAGTCATCGTCTGTCTTCTTCAATTTAACTACAGACCCCAGATAAGTCTTCTCTAGAATATACAAATAACTAGGCAATTTGCTGTAGGAGTCAGCAGGATGACCTCTCATAAACTGTAAAgccttttcctttgctctccaggcTTGCATGTAGGTTAGATTCACGCCGTGTTCAGACAACATGTCAAATTGAATGTCTTTCGGGGCGTAAATTGTCTTAGGATCAGAATATTTTGGAATAACCATTCTACCAAATACCATGGAAGTAGGTTTGCGTTGTATGAATGTATTGTCCAATAAAGAGCATGTGTGCTGGCTGTCGAAATTTCTGTCcttgaacattgcagaatcatttATGCTAGTTGCCTTGAAGTGCCATGTACAATTTTTACCAACACATATCAGCCAGTAGCTACGAAATAAATACATTTTACACAATGGGTTAAAATTTAGATTTTAAAAAAAACTGTTTTAGCTTAAACGATCACATTATACAATCTATATATAACATAACTACAATTCAACTACAATTCTATTAAACATTATCACAAGGAAAAACTGAAGaagtaaaaaattacaaataaactataaaattaaaaaaataataatctttGACTATTCATATGTTTATATCTTCTAGCACTAGATCTTTTAACCCTGAATTGGACTTGTGCATGATAGAATAATGCTTCATTGCAGCTGCAAATGTTTCCTTGTCTTGGTATACTTGTCCTATTTCAATAGAACTTGGTGTATTATCtgttattattatactttcataCTCCTCTATAACCGGAGATGTTggtatatcaagtaactttagtattccagacgaacctgcatgaaaataaatataaatattgttatcaccagtttgtagaaattttgtagataatttgtagaaaggTTGAAATTCAgtatttcatattaaattttcaaataccatGACAGTTTAACTGTAGATAATTTCTATATATATGTAGTTTAATTGTAGATAAAATGTAGATAAAGTGTAGTTTATTGATATTGTACCAAAATTTCATAGAAAAAATAACAACACACACCTCCACCTGTATTCTCATTGGTGATACTCGATTCCATATTGAAATCGTGAACAATTATACATAGCATATATGATCCtaagtttttgttttcctttttcgtcTCCATGTATACACGAACACCCATATCGTTCCTAATTTCCATTGGAGGACAATGCTCGTtgacaatgtatttgatttctataaatTTTTTGGATGTATCAATCATTAATTGCTGTGCTATTGTAGAAATCAATAGACTATAACTCGCATCCTCATCGACTACAATGCCATCGACCTCAAATTCTCTAAATCTCCCATagctatcccaattcccattcagttGTAGCATAATTGGTATTTTCGCCATAATCGCttttgttgcagaagaattgtagaagattttgttgattttgatttgtgaaatcagaGAAAATGTTGAAACAGTGTGTATCGCAAAAACAGAGTACGAAAATTTTGTAACGAAGTCGACAATAGTTATTACTATGCGTGATTTGCGTTGGGAAAGAACTGGAAAATATTTAATTCCCCCtttttagcgcgcctaaataaggaatCATAAAGCTACAATGATTCTttatttaatgcattgtatatattatgtagaaatactattagcatgaatGATAATAtacaaactatgaacatatttgataatatagtttcctatatggtatataTACGAAAATTTCCCTAAAAATAGGGAATCTTACATAAATATCCAAATAAGTTCCAACTTACCAATCTGTAGCCATtagtcatagacttaccaaaacaAGCCAAACACATATAAAAGTTGAAAACCCAAATAAATAAGGTTAtttctctccaagaatcacatgcaaagatctctttccatatttttaagcatgATTAGCAATATTACATGCaagatgaaaagaaaattttcatggatgaggtagcaaacaAGGTGAtgaaaaagaatatatatatatatatatatatatatatatatatatatatatatatatatgagcaaAAAAGGacctttttcaatgggtatgattgaaattcattgaaaacatataggtGAGTCAATATTTAGTTTTGAGGaggattggaggtgatttggattaatttggtatcaaaattcgtagttaaaGTCGAGTtaaaaaattcttctgcgacacatgtattACACACACATGCATAAATgttgtagacacctgatttttgaccctccccgagaattttcacattttagcgtgaatatgtgaaattgggtctaatatagtcattttaactatttttactttattttcctcgcaaaagaaaaattacaaaaaatatatatataaattttagtttatgtacttctcataaatttgaaaaaatacaaaaattgcactttatttttgtgctttatataatttcaaaaataaccaaaaataattctattaaggttttgtagtcattttaatttggaaaaaatgcaaaaatattactttatattttatctttatataaaaaacgaaaattacaaaaaaatagttttattaatattttgtagctattttaaatcttgaaaaaatatttaaaaaaagat
The Nicotiana sylvestris chromosome 11, ASM39365v2, whole genome shotgun sequence DNA segment above includes these coding regions:
- the LOC138881800 gene encoding uncharacterized protein, which encodes MSKIEEIDPRVKAYSYDIGYHRWSRVHATVNRTWTITSNIAESLNVVTKYARELSIVELLEYMRTLLERWMKEKLLKSKGTFTYLGYKFNKELDDKRTLSHKLRVRDSTDYVHTVLDGVRRYIVCLENKRCSCGQFQLDELTCPHALATLRHRDESFEEYCSPYYTRANLLRTYEIPVNPLPDESKWNVPQHISKEVVKSPT